Proteins encoded in a region of the Falco rusticolus isolate bFalRus1 chromosome 10, bFalRus1.pri, whole genome shotgun sequence genome:
- the CABLES2 gene encoding CDK5 and ABL1 enzyme substrate 2 isoform X2 yields MSARAPGRAALPAAPPGRPRLIRRMAAATACGSPPPREQPPPRKRGDSRRRQAALFFLNNISLDGRPPCPPTEKPPPPAGPGEGEEAAAAEPAGAPSLLLSPPPAFQPPPAPLPPGASPLAAAAGAKGEADPPRGGIFLPQLLLGGPLCPPPPAPPALPGMLAAAKPGAPGLLSPTQSAAGGGFALEAQRQRRRFISQRCSLDFLEDIVEYASVRRTKHISGSPRHKSLKKMHFIKNMRQYDTKNSRIVLICAKRTLCVAFSILPYGESLRISDLKMEGQKQRHPSGGVSVSTEMVLGLEGVELGADGKVVSYAKFLYPTNALVVRKADSYSAVPSCRASASRSLPGSRYKPVTAKTIPAGTDIGSEAGEAAEYDPNLLDDPQWPCGKHKRVLIFASYMTTVIEYVKPSDLKKDMNETFREKFPHIKLTLSKIRSLKREMRNLSEECNLEPVTVSMAYVYFEKLVLQGKLNKQNRKLCAGACVLLAAKISSDLRKHEVKHLIDKLEERFRFNRRDLIGFEFTVLVALELALYLPENQVLPHYRRLTQQS; encoded by the exons ATGAGCGCGCGGGCTCCCGGCCGCGCTGCGCTCCCAGCGGCCCCGCCCGGGCGGCCGCGGCTCATTCGGAGAATGGCTGCAGCCACGGCGTGCGGCTCCCCGCCTCCCCGCgagcagccgccgccgcggaAGCGGGGGGACTCCCGGCGGCGGCAGGCCGCCCTCTTCTTCCTCAACAACATCTCCCTGGACGGCCGCCCGCCTTGCCCGCCCACCGAgaagccgccgccgcccgccggcccgggcGAGGGGGAggaagcggcggcggcggagccggcCGGAGCCCCCTCGCTGCTGCtgtccccgccgcccgccttccagccgccgcccgccccgctgccgcccggcgCGTCCCCgctggccgccgccgccggagcCAAGGGGGAGGCGGACCCCCCCCGCGGGGGCATCTTCTTGccgcagctgctgctgggcggCCCGctctgcccgccgccccccgcgccgcccgccctgcCGGGGATGCTGGCGGCCGCCAAGCCGGGCGCCCcggggctgctcagccccacgcagagcgcggcgggcggcggcttCGCGCTGGAGGCGCAGCGGCAGAG AAGGCGTTTTATCTCCCAGCGCTGCTCTCTAGACTTTTTAGAAGACATAGTGGAATATGCCAGTGTACGAAG aacCAAGCATATATCTGGGTCTCCAAGACACAAAAGTTTGAAGAAGATGCACTTCATCAAGAACATGAGGCAGTATGACACCAAGAACAGCAG GATAGTGTTAATCTGTGCTAAACGAACACTGTGTGTGGCTTTTTCTATCCTACCTTACGGGGAGAGTTTACGGATCAG TGATCTAAAAATGGAAGGACAGAAGCAGCGACATCCTTCTGGGGGAGTTTCAGTCTCCACTGAGATGGTGCTTGGCCTGGAAGGAGTAGAGCTGGGTGCTGATGGCAAG GTTGTGTCCTATGCAAAATTCCTGTATCCGACCAATGCCCTAGTTGTTCGCAAAGCTGACAGCTATAGTGCTGTTCCCTCCTGTCGAGCTAGTGCTTCACGGAGTCTTCCTGGATCAAGATATAAACCTGTGACAGCAAAAACAATACCAGCAGGAACAGACATCG gAAGTGAagctggggaagctgcagagTATGATCCAAATCTTCTGGATGATCCTCAGTGGCCCTGTGGAAAACATAAACGTGTTCTCATCTTTGCCTCTTACATG ACTACAGTCATAGAATATGTGAAGCCCTCAGACCTTAAAAAGGATATGAATGAAACCTTTAGAGAGAAGTTTCCTCATATCAAGTTGACATTGAGCAAAATTAGGAG TTTAAAGCGAGAGATGCGGAACCTGAGTGAAGAGTGCAATCTGGAGCCAGTAACTGTCTCCATGGCATATGTTTACTTTGAGAAGCTCGTTCTCCAAGGCAAACTTAACAAACAGAACCGCAAACTGTGTGCTGGTGCTTGCGTTCTGCTTGCAGCCAAGATCAGCAGTGATCTCAGGAAACATGAAGTCAAACACCTTATAGAT AAACTAGAAGAGAGATTCAGATTCAACAGAAGAGATCTCATTGGTTTTGAATTCACCGTCCTTGTAGCTTTGGAACTGGCTCTCTATCTTCCTGAAAACCAAGTTTTACCTCATTACAGACGGCTCACACAGCAGTCTTAA
- the CABLES2 gene encoding CDK5 and ABL1 enzyme substrate 2 isoform X1 yields the protein MSARAPGRAALPAAPPGRPRLIRRMAAATACGSPPPREQPPPRKRGDSRRRQAALFFLNNISLDGRPPCPPTEKPPPPAGPGEGEEAAAAEPAGAPSLLLSPPPAFQPPPAPLPPGASPLAAAAGAKGEADPPRGGIFLPQLLLGGPLCPPPPAPPALPGMLAAAKPGAPGLLSPTQSAAGGGFALEAQRQRTKHISGSPRHKSLKKMHFIKNMRQYDTKNSRIVLICAKRTLCVAFSILPYGESLRISDLKMEGQKQRHPSGGVSVSTEMVLGLEGVELGADGKVVSYAKFLYPTNALVVRKADSYSAVPSCRASASRSLPGSRYKPVTAKTIPAGTDIGSEAGEAAEYDPNLLDDPQWPCGKHKRVLIFASYMTTVIEYVKPSDLKKDMNETFREKFPHIKLTLSKIRSLKREMRNLSEECNLEPVTVSMAYVYFEKLVLQGKLNKQNRKLCAGACVLLAAKISSDLRKHEVKHLIDKLEERFRFNRRDLIGFEFTVLVALELALYLPENQVLPHYRRLTQQS from the exons ATGAGCGCGCGGGCTCCCGGCCGCGCTGCGCTCCCAGCGGCCCCGCCCGGGCGGCCGCGGCTCATTCGGAGAATGGCTGCAGCCACGGCGTGCGGCTCCCCGCCTCCCCGCgagcagccgccgccgcggaAGCGGGGGGACTCCCGGCGGCGGCAGGCCGCCCTCTTCTTCCTCAACAACATCTCCCTGGACGGCCGCCCGCCTTGCCCGCCCACCGAgaagccgccgccgcccgccggcccgggcGAGGGGGAggaagcggcggcggcggagccggcCGGAGCCCCCTCGCTGCTGCtgtccccgccgcccgccttccagccgccgcccgccccgctgccgcccggcgCGTCCCCgctggccgccgccgccggagcCAAGGGGGAGGCGGACCCCCCCCGCGGGGGCATCTTCTTGccgcagctgctgctgggcggCCCGctctgcccgccgccccccgcgccgcccgccctgcCGGGGATGCTGGCGGCCGCCAAGCCGGGCGCCCcggggctgctcagccccacgcagagcgcggcgggcggcggcttCGCGCTGGAGGCGCAGCGGCAGAG aacCAAGCATATATCTGGGTCTCCAAGACACAAAAGTTTGAAGAAGATGCACTTCATCAAGAACATGAGGCAGTATGACACCAAGAACAGCAG GATAGTGTTAATCTGTGCTAAACGAACACTGTGTGTGGCTTTTTCTATCCTACCTTACGGGGAGAGTTTACGGATCAG TGATCTAAAAATGGAAGGACAGAAGCAGCGACATCCTTCTGGGGGAGTTTCAGTCTCCACTGAGATGGTGCTTGGCCTGGAAGGAGTAGAGCTGGGTGCTGATGGCAAG GTTGTGTCCTATGCAAAATTCCTGTATCCGACCAATGCCCTAGTTGTTCGCAAAGCTGACAGCTATAGTGCTGTTCCCTCCTGTCGAGCTAGTGCTTCACGGAGTCTTCCTGGATCAAGATATAAACCTGTGACAGCAAAAACAATACCAGCAGGAACAGACATCG gAAGTGAagctggggaagctgcagagTATGATCCAAATCTTCTGGATGATCCTCAGTGGCCCTGTGGAAAACATAAACGTGTTCTCATCTTTGCCTCTTACATG ACTACAGTCATAGAATATGTGAAGCCCTCAGACCTTAAAAAGGATATGAATGAAACCTTTAGAGAGAAGTTTCCTCATATCAAGTTGACATTGAGCAAAATTAGGAG TTTAAAGCGAGAGATGCGGAACCTGAGTGAAGAGTGCAATCTGGAGCCAGTAACTGTCTCCATGGCATATGTTTACTTTGAGAAGCTCGTTCTCCAAGGCAAACTTAACAAACAGAACCGCAAACTGTGTGCTGGTGCTTGCGTTCTGCTTGCAGCCAAGATCAGCAGTGATCTCAGGAAACATGAAGTCAAACACCTTATAGAT AAACTAGAAGAGAGATTCAGATTCAACAGAAGAGATCTCATTGGTTTTGAATTCACCGTCCTTGTAGCTTTGGAACTGGCTCTCTATCTTCCTGAAAACCAAGTTTTACCTCATTACAGACGGCTCACACAGCAGTCTTAA